One window of the Cryptomeria japonica chromosome 7, Sugi_1.0, whole genome shotgun sequence genome contains the following:
- the LOC131055007 gene encoding L-gulonolactone oxidase 2 isoform X2 has translation MMAGSLIVILLLFDFVLGLQSACMPPPPIECKINPGFKIFNPLDIWNDHETCMHPPSVVSNFSHECQIFSHLGSWDDRGSCEAANAAWPKSESELIQTVAHAVKNNQKIRVVGWLSHSISKLACVGKQGLVISTQNYNSVIAINKTAMTITVQSGAMMNDVIEAAAKEGLALPAMIYFTGVSAAGIISTGAHGSSLSGRGSGVYEYVVGMKLVVPAPPSQGYAKLITLGDSDLKAAKISLGTLGAISEITFMLQPMFKCSFSASVKDDNDLEKEADSFLRASEYAYINWFPSHGKAIFLTNHVVSVDVPGDGLKNGVGSPTTASSVETTAYQYDKIQANEDVDAMCNVIDLLISSATKGFGFLNDGKQFTGYPVIGFNHRMQASGGCQGSDPNYQDNHNSCTPTKILDKNNTVCSWDRRLHNTLFFDVGLRVSTFNLHEAIQDIKKIRDLNPSSLCDRGIFGGIYMRSVKKSDAYLGPAEDQVTLELQTYRPREAGVPKWNEDVFQEIEQMVIEKHRGVLHWGKAGGHLFEGVAKWAVDLEKFLEVKDRFDPSGVFSNYWTDALFGIGGKRVEELRDGCALDKMCKCREDRHCAPDKGYLCREGKIWNKARVCRKTSQ, from the exons ATGATGGCTGGCTCCCTCATTGTAATTCTGCTCCTCTTTGATTTTGTCTTGGGTTTGCAATCAGCCTGTATGCCTCCTcctccaatagaatgcaaaatAAATCCTGGATTCAAAATCTTTAATCCTCTGGACATTTGGAATGACCATGAGACTTGCATGCATCCTCCATCAGTAGTAAGCAATTTTAGCCATGAATGCCAGATATTCAGTCATCTGGGTAGTTGGGATGACCGGGGAAGTTGTGAAGCGGCAAATGCTGCGTGGCCCAAATCAGAATCCGAGCTTATACAGACGGTTGCTCATGCAGTGAAAAACAATCAAAAGATTAGAGTAGTGGGTTGGCTGTCTCACAGTATATCAAAGTTAGCCTGTGTCGGAAAGCAAGGGCTCGTTATCTCCACCCAAAACTATAATTCAGTAATTGCAATCAACAAAACCGCAATGACAATTACTGTCCAATCCGGAGCAATGATGAATGATGTGATTGAAGCAGCAGCGAAAGAAGGATTGGCTCTGCCTGCCATGATTTACTTTACTGGAGTTTCGGCAGCCGGAATTATCTCTACTGGAGCCCATGGCAGTAGTCTGTCAGGAAGAGGAAGTGGGGTTTATGAATATGTTGTTGGGATGAAATTGGTAGTCCCTGCGCCTCCTTCCCAAGGCTATGCAAAGCTCATCACCTTGGGCG ATTCAGATTTGAAAGCTGCCAAGATATCTCTTGGAACGCTGGGAGCAATCTCTGAAATAACTTTCATGTTGCAGCCTATGTTCAAGTGCTCATTTTCAGCCAGTGTGAAAGATGATAATGACCTAGAAAAGGAAGCCGACAGTTTCCTAAGAGCCAGTGAATATGCATATATAAATTGGTTTCCCTCACATGGGAAGGCAATTTTCCTAACCAACCATGTTGTTTCCGTTGATGTACCTGGAGATGGCCTCAAGAATGGAGTTGGCAGTCCAACCACAGCTAGTAGCGTTGAAACAACTGCTTATCAGT ATGACAAAATCCAAGCGAACGAAGATGTGGATGCAATGTGCAATGTGATAGACCTGCTAATCTCCTCCGCAACAAAGGGCTTTGGCTTCTTGAATGACGGAAAACAGTTCACAGGGTACCCTGTAATTGGATTCAATCATCGGATGCAAGCATCTGGTGGATGCCAAGGAAGTGACCCTAATTATCAAGATAACCACAACAGCTGCACTCCCACCAagattttggataaaaataatacaGTCTGTTCCTGGGATCGACGGCTGCACAATACTTTGTTCTTCGACGTGGGGTTAAGAGTATCAACGTTTAATCTCCACGAAGCAATTCAGGACATCAAAAAAATTAGAGATTTGAATCCCTCGAGTCTGTGTGACCGGGGTATATTCGGTGGAATATATATGCGTTCTGTCAAGAAGTCAGATGCATATCTTGGACCTGCAGAGGATCAGGTGACTTTGGAGCTGCAAACTTATCGGCCAAGGGAAGCAGGCGTACCAAAGTGGAATGAAGATGTGTTTCAAGAAATTGAGCAAATGGTAATAGAAAAGCACAGAGGGGTATTACACTGGGGGAAAGCTGGAGGTCACTTGTTTGAAGGTGTTGCCAAGTGGGCTGTAGACCTGGAGAAGTTCCTTGAGGTGAAGGATAGATTTGATCCCAGTGGAGTTTTTTCAAATTATTGGACTGATGCTTTGTTTGGAATCGGAGGGAAAAGAGTGGAGGAGTTGAGGGATGGATGCGCTCTGGATAAGATGTGTAAGTGTAGAGAGGATAGACATTGTGCTCCAGACAAAGGATATCTCTGCCGAGAGGGAAAAATTTGGAACAAGGCTCGTGTTTGCAGGAAAACATCTCAATAA
- the LOC131055007 gene encoding L-gulonolactone oxidase 2 isoform X1: MMAGSLIVILLLFDFVLGLQSACMPPPPIECKINPGFKIFNPLDIWNDHETCMHPPSVVSNFSHECQIFSHLGSWDDRGSCEAANAAWPKSESELIQTVAHAVKNNQKIRVVGWLSHSISKLACVGKQGLVISTQNYNSVIAINKTAMTITVQSGAMMNDVIEAAAKEGLALPAMIYFTGVSAAGIISTGAHGSSLSGRGSGVYEYVVGMKLVVPAPPSQGYAKLITLGESDSDLKAAKISLGTLGAISEITFMLQPMFKCSFSASVKDDNDLEKEADSFLRASEYAYINWFPSHGKAIFLTNHVVSVDVPGDGLKNGVGSPTTASSVETTAYQYDKIQANEDVDAMCNVIDLLISSATKGFGFLNDGKQFTGYPVIGFNHRMQASGGCQGSDPNYQDNHNSCTPTKILDKNNTVCSWDRRLHNTLFFDVGLRVSTFNLHEAIQDIKKIRDLNPSSLCDRGIFGGIYMRSVKKSDAYLGPAEDQVTLELQTYRPREAGVPKWNEDVFQEIEQMVIEKHRGVLHWGKAGGHLFEGVAKWAVDLEKFLEVKDRFDPSGVFSNYWTDALFGIGGKRVEELRDGCALDKMCKCREDRHCAPDKGYLCREGKIWNKARVCRKTSQ; encoded by the exons ATGATGGCTGGCTCCCTCATTGTAATTCTGCTCCTCTTTGATTTTGTCTTGGGTTTGCAATCAGCCTGTATGCCTCCTcctccaatagaatgcaaaatAAATCCTGGATTCAAAATCTTTAATCCTCTGGACATTTGGAATGACCATGAGACTTGCATGCATCCTCCATCAGTAGTAAGCAATTTTAGCCATGAATGCCAGATATTCAGTCATCTGGGTAGTTGGGATGACCGGGGAAGTTGTGAAGCGGCAAATGCTGCGTGGCCCAAATCAGAATCCGAGCTTATACAGACGGTTGCTCATGCAGTGAAAAACAATCAAAAGATTAGAGTAGTGGGTTGGCTGTCTCACAGTATATCAAAGTTAGCCTGTGTCGGAAAGCAAGGGCTCGTTATCTCCACCCAAAACTATAATTCAGTAATTGCAATCAACAAAACCGCAATGACAATTACTGTCCAATCCGGAGCAATGATGAATGATGTGATTGAAGCAGCAGCGAAAGAAGGATTGGCTCTGCCTGCCATGATTTACTTTACTGGAGTTTCGGCAGCCGGAATTATCTCTACTGGAGCCCATGGCAGTAGTCTGTCAGGAAGAGGAAGTGGGGTTTATGAATATGTTGTTGGGATGAAATTGGTAGTCCCTGCGCCTCCTTCCCAAGGCTATGCAAAGCTCATCACCTTGGGCG AATCAGATTCAGATTTGAAAGCTGCCAAGATATCTCTTGGAACGCTGGGAGCAATCTCTGAAATAACTTTCATGTTGCAGCCTATGTTCAAGTGCTCATTTTCAGCCAGTGTGAAAGATGATAATGACCTAGAAAAGGAAGCCGACAGTTTCCTAAGAGCCAGTGAATATGCATATATAAATTGGTTTCCCTCACATGGGAAGGCAATTTTCCTAACCAACCATGTTGTTTCCGTTGATGTACCTGGAGATGGCCTCAAGAATGGAGTTGGCAGTCCAACCACAGCTAGTAGCGTTGAAACAACTGCTTATCAGT ATGACAAAATCCAAGCGAACGAAGATGTGGATGCAATGTGCAATGTGATAGACCTGCTAATCTCCTCCGCAACAAAGGGCTTTGGCTTCTTGAATGACGGAAAACAGTTCACAGGGTACCCTGTAATTGGATTCAATCATCGGATGCAAGCATCTGGTGGATGCCAAGGAAGTGACCCTAATTATCAAGATAACCACAACAGCTGCACTCCCACCAagattttggataaaaataatacaGTCTGTTCCTGGGATCGACGGCTGCACAATACTTTGTTCTTCGACGTGGGGTTAAGAGTATCAACGTTTAATCTCCACGAAGCAATTCAGGACATCAAAAAAATTAGAGATTTGAATCCCTCGAGTCTGTGTGACCGGGGTATATTCGGTGGAATATATATGCGTTCTGTCAAGAAGTCAGATGCATATCTTGGACCTGCAGAGGATCAGGTGACTTTGGAGCTGCAAACTTATCGGCCAAGGGAAGCAGGCGTACCAAAGTGGAATGAAGATGTGTTTCAAGAAATTGAGCAAATGGTAATAGAAAAGCACAGAGGGGTATTACACTGGGGGAAAGCTGGAGGTCACTTGTTTGAAGGTGTTGCCAAGTGGGCTGTAGACCTGGAGAAGTTCCTTGAGGTGAAGGATAGATTTGATCCCAGTGGAGTTTTTTCAAATTATTGGACTGATGCTTTGTTTGGAATCGGAGGGAAAAGAGTGGAGGAGTTGAGGGATGGATGCGCTCTGGATAAGATGTGTAAGTGTAGAGAGGATAGACATTGTGCTCCAGACAAAGGATATCTCTGCCGAGAGGGAAAAATTTGGAACAAGGCTCGTGTTTGCAGGAAAACATCTCAATAA